From one Enterobacter kobei genomic stretch:
- a CDS encoding CopD family protein, with amino-acid sequence MAHQWLNVIHLITGMVWLGGLLMMAVVVVACGVGNSSNYAPLIGQVRRWSRSVTSPAMLILWACGLAMIISHGGGLPLWLILKIVVLVVLSGVHGMLSATLRRLAEGQNTPLRPFIRYTPWIVVLATVLIVLFVKMGHVLG; translated from the coding sequence ATGGCTCACCAGTGGTTGAACGTCATTCATCTGATTACAGGGATGGTCTGGCTCGGCGGTTTATTGATGATGGCGGTGGTGGTCGTGGCCTGCGGGGTGGGAAATAGCAGCAATTATGCCCCGCTTATCGGGCAAGTGCGCCGCTGGAGTCGCAGCGTAACGTCACCTGCGATGCTGATCCTCTGGGCCTGCGGGCTGGCGATGATTATCAGTCACGGCGGCGGTCTGCCCCTGTGGCTGATCCTGAAAATCGTCGTGCTGGTGGTGCTGTCCGGCGTGCATGGCATGCTTTCCGCCACGCTGCGCCGCCTGGCAGAGGGGCAAAACACGCCTTTGCGCCCGTTTATTCGTTATACGCCCTGGATTGTCGTGCTGGCGACGGTACTGATTGTTCTGTTTGTTAAAATGGGACACGTTCTCGGCTGA
- a CDS encoding DUF1427 family protein, translating into MSPLLISLAAGVLIGLIYALLNVRSPAPPAVALVGLLGMILGGQLAAPFLHHEPVARISAEKPAVSSHASPVTSDAKQAG; encoded by the coding sequence GTGAGTCCTTTACTGATTTCTCTGGCGGCGGGTGTGCTCATCGGGCTGATTTACGCGCTGCTGAATGTGCGATCGCCGGCCCCGCCCGCGGTGGCGCTGGTAGGTTTATTGGGCATGATCCTCGGTGGTCAACTGGCCGCGCCCTTTCTTCATCATGAACCTGTTGCCCGTATTTCCGCCGAAAAGCCCGCCGTCTCTTCCCACGCTTCTCCCGTAACCTCTGACGCTAAACAGGCGGGATAA
- a CDS encoding hydrolase, producing MTNSKLEVLTPQNCQMIFIDHQPQMAFGVQSMDRQVLKNNTVALAKAAKVFNIPTIITTVETESFSGNTYPELLDVFPGQDILERTSMNSWDDQKVRDALAKNGKKKVVVAGLWTEVCNNSFSLCAMLEGDYEIYMVADASGGTTKEAHDMAMQRMIQAGVIPVTWQQVMLEWQRDWARKETYTPVMDIVREHSGAYGMGVDYAYTMVHKAPSRQESEHRTLAPVPAPVR from the coding sequence ATGACCAACAGCAAACTTGAAGTGCTTACCCCGCAAAACTGCCAGATGATCTTTATCGACCACCAGCCGCAGATGGCTTTCGGCGTGCAGTCGATGGACCGTCAGGTGCTGAAAAACAACACCGTTGCGCTGGCAAAAGCGGCGAAAGTGTTCAACATTCCGACCATCATCACCACTGTGGAAACCGAAAGCTTCTCCGGTAACACCTATCCGGAACTGCTGGATGTGTTCCCGGGCCAGGACATCCTTGAGCGTACTTCCATGAACTCCTGGGATGACCAGAAAGTGCGTGACGCGCTGGCGAAAAACGGCAAGAAAAAAGTCGTTGTTGCTGGTCTGTGGACCGAAGTCTGTAACAACAGCTTCTCTCTGTGCGCCATGCTGGAAGGTGATTACGAAATCTATATGGTGGCTGATGCTTCTGGCGGCACCACCAAAGAAGCTCACGATATGGCAATGCAGCGCATGATCCAGGCGGGCGTGATCCCGGTAACCTGGCAGCAAGTGATGCTGGAATGGCAGCGTGACTGGGCGCGTAAAGAGACCTACACCCCGGTGATGGATATTGTGCGTGAACATTCTGGTGCCTACGGCATGGGTGTCGATTACGCGTACACCATGGTCCACAAAGCACCGTCACGTCAGGAAAGCGAGCATCGCACGCTGGCACCGGTACCGGCTCCGGTTCGCTAA
- a CDS encoding alpha,alpha-trehalase, protein MFNQKLKPDESVEFVIEAKTSFETDPYELKLAEMLEAEPEPEMIEGYPASDALTPADRYLELFEHVQSTRLFADSKTFPDCAPKMDPLDILIRYRRIKRRPDFDLQKFVMAHFWLPEQYGNEYVSDPQNSLKEHIDQLWPVLTREPQDHIPWSSLLALPQAYIVPGGRFSETYYWDSYFTMLGLAESGRNDLLKCMADNFAWMIERYGHIPNGNRTYYLSRSQPPVFALMVELFEEDGVRGARRYLEHLLMEYSFWMDGAESLVPNQAYRSAVRMPDGSVLNRYWDDRDTPRDESWLEDVETARHSGRPASEVYRDLRAGAASGWDYSSRWLRDANRLASIRTTQFIPIDLNAFLFKLESTIANISGVKGDREGEAIFRQRASDRRAAVNRYLWDVEKGCYRDYDWRRGEMALFSAASIVPLYVGMATHEQAEQLAVAVRERLLTPGGVMATEYETGEQWDKPNGWAPLQWMAIQGFKLYGNDALGDEIARNWLTTVNTFYQRHHKLIEKYHIAGGTPREGGGGEYPLQDGFGWTNGVVRRLIGLYGDP, encoded by the coding sequence ATGTTCAACCAGAAACTAAAACCAGATGAATCCGTTGAATTCGTGATCGAAGCAAAAACCAGTTTTGAAACCGATCCGTACGAACTCAAGCTTGCGGAAATGCTTGAGGCTGAGCCGGAACCGGAGATGATCGAAGGCTACCCCGCCTCCGATGCTCTTACCCCTGCCGATCGCTATCTGGAACTGTTTGAACACGTACAGTCCACCCGACTGTTTGCCGACAGCAAAACCTTTCCTGACTGTGCGCCGAAAATGGATCCTTTAGATATTCTGATCCGTTATCGCCGAATCAAACGCCGCCCTGACTTTGATCTGCAAAAGTTTGTCATGGCGCATTTCTGGTTGCCGGAACAGTACGGTAACGAGTACGTTTCGGATCCGCAAAATTCGCTGAAAGAGCACATCGACCAGCTGTGGCCGGTGCTGACGCGCGAGCCGCAGGATCACATTCCGTGGTCGTCACTGCTGGCGCTGCCGCAGGCCTATATCGTACCGGGCGGTCGCTTCAGTGAAACCTATTACTGGGACTCCTATTTCACCATGCTCGGCCTTGCCGAGAGTGGACGTAACGATCTGCTGAAATGTATGGCGGATAACTTTGCGTGGATGATCGAACGTTACGGTCATATCCCGAACGGTAACCGGACTTATTACCTCAGCCGTTCCCAGCCGCCGGTATTTGCGCTGATGGTGGAATTGTTTGAGGAAGATGGTGTGCGCGGTGCGCGGCGCTATCTGGAACATCTGCTGATGGAGTACAGCTTCTGGATGGACGGCGCGGAATCGCTGGTGCCAAACCAGGCGTATCGCTCTGCGGTGCGTATGCCGGACGGCTCAGTGCTCAACCGCTACTGGGATGACCGTGATACTCCGCGCGACGAATCCTGGCTGGAAGACGTGGAAACCGCCCGCCATTCCGGGCGTCCTGCCAGCGAAGTGTATCGCGATCTGCGCGCGGGTGCGGCCTCCGGCTGGGATTACTCTTCCCGCTGGCTACGTGACGCGAACCGTCTCGCCAGTATCCGTACCACGCAGTTTATCCCTATCGATTTGAACGCCTTCCTGTTCAAACTGGAAAGCACTATCGCCAATATTTCCGGGGTAAAAGGCGACCGGGAAGGCGAAGCGATCTTCCGTCAGCGGGCGAGCGATCGCCGGGCGGCGGTCAACCGCTATCTGTGGGACGTCGAAAAAGGCTGTTACCGCGATTACGACTGGCGTCGTGGTGAAATGGCGCTGTTCTCTGCCGCCAGTATTGTGCCGTTGTATGTCGGCATGGCCACGCATGAGCAGGCTGAACAGCTGGCGGTAGCAGTACGTGAACGCCTGCTGACGCCAGGCGGCGTGATGGCAACCGAATACGAAACCGGCGAGCAGTGGGATAAACCGAACGGCTGGGCGCCGCTGCAATGGATGGCGATCCAGGGCTTCAAGCTTTACGGCAATGACGCGCTGGGCGACGAAATCGCCCGCAACTGGCTCACGACAGTGAACACTTTCTACCAGCGCCACCATAAGCTGATCGAGAAGTATCACATCGCAGGCGGTACGCCACGCGAAGGGGGCGGCGGTGAATATCCGTTGCAGGATGGCTTCGGCTGGACTAACGGCGTGGTGCGTCGTCTGATCGGGCTGTACGGCGATCCCTGA
- a CDS encoding MFS transporter, protein MAQVNDIHDIPKADLPPVAVAVSPWQPLRQRVFRMLWIATVVSNVGSWMNDVGINWTMLTLSADPLSVAMVQAASSLPMFLFALPSGVMADIVDRRKYLLFSQIWVFIAAAGLTFMSWADLVTPGVLLIAAFLLSTGAAMSSPPFQAIVPDLVSKDELGPAIALNSLGINISRAIGPALGGLVLSFTGPWMVFLLNSLSVLGVFWVLYVWKAQPNVQRLPPEHFFPAVRAGVRYVHAAPVLRNVLVRTVAFFVFGSAGWALLPLVARRELGLGPGGYGIMLGCIGVGAVCGALLLPRMRRRFNPDQLMVLASVMFAVTLLALAFIRHFWLLNAFEFFTGFAWIAVLSTLNLGAQRSAAKWVKARALAVYLTVFFGSMTAGSALWGQLASQFSIPFSLCVATAGMLLASATVLRWRLDQDPDLNLDLSAINEAAPELEIRHDRGPVMVSYHYLVSPQSAHDFVVCMQDMRRVRRRGGALNWAIYEDILTPGIFVETFVVGSWMEHLRQRERYTMNDKKIQNRVLGFHQGPDLPEVRYLIAPE, encoded by the coding sequence GTGGCGCAGGTTAACGACATTCACGATATCCCGAAAGCGGATCTGCCACCGGTCGCGGTGGCGGTTTCCCCGTGGCAGCCGCTGCGCCAGCGCGTGTTCCGCATGCTGTGGATCGCCACGGTGGTTTCCAACGTCGGATCCTGGATGAACGATGTCGGTATTAACTGGACCATGCTGACGCTGAGCGCCGATCCGCTCTCCGTCGCCATGGTGCAGGCCGCCAGTAGCCTGCCGATGTTCCTGTTCGCCCTGCCGTCGGGAGTGATGGCGGATATTGTCGATCGCCGTAAATATCTGCTGTTCTCGCAAATCTGGGTGTTTATCGCCGCAGCGGGCCTGACGTTTATGTCGTGGGCCGATCTGGTCACGCCAGGCGTATTGCTGATCGCCGCTTTCCTGCTCAGCACTGGCGCGGCCATGAGCTCACCGCCGTTCCAGGCCATCGTGCCGGATCTGGTGAGCAAAGACGAGCTTGGCCCGGCAATTGCGCTTAATTCGCTGGGGATCAATATCAGTCGTGCCATCGGCCCGGCGCTCGGCGGCCTGGTGCTCTCTTTTACCGGTCCGTGGATGGTGTTTTTGCTGAACTCCCTGTCAGTGCTCGGCGTGTTCTGGGTGCTGTACGTGTGGAAGGCGCAGCCGAATGTGCAACGTCTGCCGCCGGAGCACTTCTTCCCGGCGGTGCGTGCGGGCGTGCGTTACGTGCATGCCGCGCCGGTGCTGCGTAACGTGCTGGTGCGCACCGTCGCCTTCTTCGTCTTCGGCAGCGCTGGCTGGGCGTTACTGCCGCTGGTGGCACGTCGGGAACTGGGTCTGGGGCCGGGCGGCTACGGCATTATGCTCGGCTGCATCGGCGTGGGCGCGGTGTGCGGCGCATTGCTGCTGCCACGGATGCGCAGGCGCTTCAACCCGGACCAGTTGATGGTGCTGGCGAGCGTGATGTTTGCCGTAACGCTGCTGGCGCTGGCCTTTATCCGTCACTTCTGGCTGCTGAATGCCTTTGAGTTCTTTACCGGTTTTGCGTGGATCGCCGTGCTGTCGACGCTGAATCTCGGGGCGCAGCGCAGTGCTGCCAAATGGGTGAAAGCCCGCGCGCTGGCTGTCTATCTTACGGTGTTCTTCGGTTCAATGACCGCAGGCAGCGCCCTCTGGGGCCAGCTCGCCTCGCAGTTCAGCATTCCGTTTTCCCTGTGCGTGGCGACAGCGGGTATGTTGCTCGCCAGCGCCACCGTGCTGCGCTGGCGGCTGGATCAGGATCCGGATCTCAATCTCGACCTGAGCGCCATCAACGAAGCCGCGCCGGAGTTGGAAATTCGCCACGATCGCGGCCCGGTAATGGTCAGCTATCACTATCTGGTCAGCCCGCAAAGCGCCCATGATTTTGTGGTGTGTATGCAGGATATGCGTCGCGTCAGACGACGCGGCGGCGCGCTGAACTGGGCCATTTATGAGGACATTCTCACGCCGGGTATTTTCGTGGAAACCTTTGTGGTTGGCTCGTGGATGGAACATTTGCGTCAGCGTGAACGCTACACCATGAACGACAAGAAAATTCAGAATCGGGTGCTAGGCTTCCATCAGGGGCCGGATCTCCCGGAAGTTCGTTATCTCATCGCGCCAGAATAA
- a CDS encoding amidohydrolase → MVSLGKADIILTNGKFHTVDRENPLAEAVAIRDGKFIEAGTLNEVMQYHCEATKVIDLKGHTAVPGLNDSHLHLIRGGLNYNLELRWEGVPSVADALRMLKEQALRTPNPQWVRVVGGWSEFQFAERRMPTLDEINDAAPDTPVFVLHLYDRALLNRAALKVVGYTKDTPNPPGGEIQRDSNGNPTGMLIARPNAMILYSTLAKGPKLPLEQQVNSTRQFMRELNRLGLTSAIDAGGGFQNYPEDYEVIAELHEKKQMTIRIAYNLFTQRPGHELEDFEKWTDMLTPGQGSDYFRHNGAGEMLVFSAADFEDFLEPRPDLAPGMEDELERVVRHLVEHRWPFRLHATYDESISRMLDVFEKVNRDIPFNGLHWFFDHAETVTQRNIDRIKELGGGIAVQHRMAFQGEYFAERYGIEATRHTPPVARMLETGVPVGLGTDATRVASYNPWTALYWLVSGRTVGGMQMYDVNARLDRETALMLWTQGSAWFSSEQGKKGQIKIGQLADMVVLSKDYFAVPEEEIKGIESVLTIVDGNIVYAAGSFSSEAPPSIPVLPEWSPVVKVPGHYRSAPPTAQTRVGMQQMPHQCSGPCGVHSHAHDIARGSNVPVAEDNAFWGALGCSCFAF, encoded by the coding sequence ATGGTTTCCCTCGGTAAAGCCGACATCATTTTGACGAATGGTAAATTTCATACTGTTGATCGCGAGAATCCGCTGGCGGAAGCCGTCGCGATCCGCGATGGCAAGTTTATTGAAGCCGGCACGCTCAATGAGGTGATGCAGTATCACTGCGAGGCCACCAAAGTGATCGACCTGAAAGGTCACACTGCCGTGCCGGGCCTTAACGATTCACACCTGCACCTGATCCGTGGGGGTCTGAACTACAACCTTGAACTGCGCTGGGAAGGCGTGCCGTCAGTCGCCGATGCGCTGCGTATGCTGAAAGAGCAGGCACTGCGCACCCCAAACCCGCAGTGGGTGCGCGTGGTGGGCGGCTGGAGCGAATTCCAGTTCGCCGAGCGCCGCATGCCGACGCTGGATGAAATTAACGACGCGGCGCCGGATACGCCGGTGTTCGTGCTGCACCTCTACGATCGCGCCCTGCTTAACCGCGCCGCGCTGAAAGTGGTGGGTTACACCAAAGACACCCCGAATCCACCGGGCGGCGAGATCCAGCGCGACAGCAATGGCAATCCGACCGGCATGCTGATTGCCCGCCCGAATGCGATGATCCTCTATTCCACACTGGCGAAAGGTCCGAAACTGCCGCTGGAACAGCAGGTGAACTCCACCCGCCAGTTTATGCGCGAGCTGAACCGTCTGGGCCTGACCAGCGCCATTGACGCGGGCGGCGGTTTCCAGAACTACCCGGAAGATTACGAAGTCATCGCCGAACTGCATGAGAAAAAGCAGATGACCATTCGTATCGCCTATAACCTGTTTACCCAGCGTCCGGGCCACGAGCTGGAAGACTTCGAAAAATGGACCGACATGCTGACGCCGGGCCAGGGCAGCGACTATTTCCGTCATAACGGGGCGGGTGAAATGCTGGTGTTCTCCGCCGCCGACTTTGAAGATTTCCTTGAGCCGCGCCCGGATCTGGCCCCGGGCATGGAAGACGAACTGGAGCGCGTGGTGCGCCATCTGGTGGAGCATCGCTGGCCGTTCCGCCTGCACGCCACTTATGATGAGTCCATCAGCCGCATGCTGGACGTCTTCGAGAAAGTAAACCGTGACATTCCGTTCAACGGCCTGCACTGGTTCTTTGACCACGCAGAAACCGTCACCCAGCGGAATATCGACCGAATTAAAGAACTGGGCGGCGGTATTGCCGTACAGCACCGCATGGCGTTCCAGGGCGAATACTTTGCCGAACGTTACGGTATTGAAGCCACCCGCCACACCCCACCCGTCGCCCGTATGCTGGAAACCGGCGTGCCGGTCGGTCTGGGCACCGACGCCACCCGCGTCGCCAGCTATAACCCATGGACCGCGCTGTACTGGCTGGTTTCTGGCCGTACCGTCGGCGGCATGCAGATGTATGACGTCAACGCCCGCCTCGATCGTGAAACGGCATTGATGCTGTGGACGCAGGGCAGCGCCTGGTTCTCCAGCGAGCAGGGTAAAAAAGGCCAGATCAAAATCGGTCAGCTGGCGGACATGGTGGTGCTGAGCAAAGACTACTTCGCGGTACCGGAAGAAGAGATCAAAGGCATCGAATCTGTACTGACCATTGTTGATGGCAACATCGTGTACGCCGCCGGTTCCTTCAGTTCAGAAGCGCCGCCGTCGATCCCGGTATTGCCGGAGTGGTCGCCGGTGGTCAAGGTGCCGGGACACTACCGTAGTGCGCCACCGACCGCGCAAACCCGCGTGGGGATGCAGCAGATGCCGCACCAGTGCAGCGGGCCGTGCGGTGTGCACAGTCACGCTCACGATATTGCGCGGGGTTCAAACGTACCGGTTGCCGAAGATAACGCCTTCTGGGGCGCGCTCGGTTGCAGCTGCTTTGCGTTCTGA
- a CDS encoding XapX domain-containing protein produces MLKTYIVSLLMGILAGVIYTLIEVNSPAPPVIALLGLFGMLVGEQVIPLCKRLISRQPVTLAWFRHECVPKISGTPPPSGEKRP; encoded by the coding sequence ATGCTGAAAACCTATATTGTTTCCCTGTTAATGGGTATTCTCGCCGGGGTGATTTATACCCTGATTGAGGTTAATTCACCCGCCCCGCCAGTGATTGCACTGCTTGGGCTGTTTGGCATGCTGGTTGGCGAACAGGTCATTCCGTTATGCAAAAGGTTAATCAGCCGCCAGCCGGTTACCCTGGCCTGGTTCCGTCATGAGTGCGTTCCGAAAATAAGTGGTACTCCACCGCCGTCCGGTGAGAAACGCCCTTAG
- a CDS encoding DoxX family protein, with translation MKNSLNVNPPRIDMGLLFLRVAGSLLLLYVHGLPKIFHFSEELTRIEDPFGMGPYMSLIPAIVAEVICPLFIMAGVFTRLACLPIIGVLLVAMVVVHADWSIAEGQFGWLLLIIFGTLALTGPGRWRIGSGGVAEVSRGAG, from the coding sequence ATGAAAAATTCACTGAACGTTAATCCGCCCCGTATTGATATGGGGCTATTGTTCCTGCGCGTGGCGGGCAGCCTGTTGCTGTTGTATGTCCATGGCTTACCGAAGATTTTTCACTTCAGCGAGGAGCTGACCCGTATTGAAGATCCGTTCGGCATGGGGCCGTACATGAGCCTGATCCCGGCGATTGTCGCTGAGGTGATCTGCCCGCTGTTCATCATGGCGGGCGTATTCACTCGTCTTGCGTGCCTGCCGATTATCGGCGTGCTGCTGGTCGCCATGGTGGTGGTGCATGCGGACTGGTCGATTGCTGAAGGGCAGTTCGGCTGGCTGCTGCTGATCATCTTCGGCACGCTGGCGCTGACCGGGCCGGGTCGCTGGCGTATCGGCTCGGGCGGCGTAGCGGAGGTGTCCCGTGGCGCAGGTTAA
- a CDS encoding STY4199 family HEPN domain-containing protein produces MRNSSSGIREQFEHCIGIIRQASTEILSLLDIDVTEGKDPRWFLEQLDAARANLGGWAAVAHRLRLNDAELSQFTLLLRHLQQRVPQYESGQEVSENQLITALRFMTSLELLREKQPQLTYSTQISVQDETQQQQQALAQLRAIELMIKALVYEAWPDSILLSNHLKTQFGVDRVRRWLKLGERNDVLSGMLFSELALMLVDKKEFTQHYSALFNDPQTLMLFAEPRKTLQVFLDDIRQIRNTLIAQDLLSPAQLRLLDSYYPQITTSVQNAFNQGRTRISPDLLLAADAGELQSFWERARKKARATGGDIFEVRDSIERPGHRAARTPEQREQLVSGVLWGAVGVMVLGLMGGGLWLFSGGSTPPTAQAAQPVVQQEQSEPAREKPSSRETLTRMGITWDENNLRAAINRNDTRVVQLFLQGGMDWKLSWTEEAMEADHDDVLDLLLRYRLQMVELKPCRRFISTLSHAMVTGQKLTSQRKTYLQAFCTTPPVVKRQQYEMEQARRRDMADQTAQTKKWLAIQTVIYEVID; encoded by the coding sequence ATGCGCAATTCATCGTCTGGCATACGCGAACAGTTTGAACACTGTATCGGCATCATTCGTCAGGCCTCCACCGAAATTTTGTCATTGCTTGATATTGATGTGACTGAGGGTAAGGATCCACGCTGGTTTCTGGAACAGCTGGACGCCGCCCGCGCAAATCTGGGGGGCTGGGCGGCGGTCGCCCATCGGCTGCGGCTCAATGATGCCGAACTGTCGCAATTCACGCTGCTGTTGCGCCATCTGCAACAGCGGGTGCCACAGTATGAAAGCGGCCAGGAGGTCAGTGAAAATCAGCTGATCACCGCACTGCGCTTTATGACCTCTCTCGAATTGCTGCGGGAAAAACAGCCCCAGCTTACCTACAGCACGCAAATCAGCGTGCAGGATGAGACGCAACAGCAGCAGCAGGCGCTGGCGCAACTGCGGGCGATTGAGTTGATGATCAAAGCGCTGGTGTACGAAGCCTGGCCGGACAGTATCCTGCTCAGCAACCATCTGAAAACGCAGTTCGGCGTCGATCGTGTGCGGCGCTGGCTGAAGCTGGGCGAGCGCAACGACGTGCTGAGCGGCATGTTGTTCAGCGAGCTGGCGCTGATGCTGGTGGATAAAAAAGAGTTCACCCAGCACTACTCCGCGCTGTTTAACGATCCGCAGACGCTGATGCTGTTTGCCGAGCCGCGCAAAACTTTGCAGGTGTTTCTTGATGATATCCGCCAGATCCGCAATACCCTGATCGCCCAGGATTTGCTCTCACCGGCGCAGCTGCGTTTACTGGACAGCTATTACCCGCAGATCACCACTTCTGTACAGAATGCCTTTAATCAGGGCCGTACCCGCATCAGCCCGGACCTATTACTGGCGGCAGACGCGGGTGAGCTGCAATCTTTCTGGGAGCGGGCGCGTAAAAAAGCGCGTGCCACCGGTGGCGATATTTTCGAAGTGCGTGACAGTATCGAACGTCCGGGGCATCGCGCGGCGCGTACCCCGGAGCAGCGGGAACAACTGGTATCGGGCGTGTTGTGGGGCGCGGTTGGCGTGATGGTACTGGGACTCATGGGCGGCGGGCTATGGCTGTTTAGCGGTGGCAGTACGCCGCCAACGGCGCAGGCGGCGCAACCTGTGGTACAGCAGGAACAGAGCGAACCAGCGCGCGAAAAACCGTCCTCGCGGGAGACGCTGACGCGCATGGGCATTACCTGGGATGAAAATAATCTGCGGGCGGCAATTAACCGCAACGACACCCGCGTGGTTCAGCTGTTTTTACAGGGTGGAATGGACTGGAAGCTGTCCTGGACCGAAGAGGCGATGGAAGCGGATCACGATGATGTGCTGGATCTGCTGCTGCGCTATCGTCTGCAAATGGTGGAACTGAAACCCTGCCGACGCTTTATCAGTACGCTGAGCCATGCGATGGTTACCGGGCAAAAGCTCACTTCACAGCGCAAAACCTATTTGCAGGCGTTTTGTACGACGCCGCCGGTAGTGAAGCGTCAGCAATATGAAATGGAGCAGGCACGGCGCAGGGATATGGCAGATCAAACCGCCCAGACCAAAAAATGGCTGGCGATCCAGACGGTGATTTATGAGGTGATTGATTAA
- a CDS encoding alpha/beta fold hydrolase, with product MSTFKTQDGTQIYFKDWGTGKPVLFSHGWPLDGDMWDSQLNFLAENGYRVIAFDRRGFGRSDQPWNGYNYDTFASDINDLITHLDLQQVTLVGFSMGGGDVTRYINNYGTSRVAGLVLLGAVTPIFGKTADYPAGVDMSVFEGIRQGLRKDRAQFISDFATPFYGSNAGQTVSDGVLTQTLNIALLASLKGTIDCVTAFAETDFRPDMAKIDVPTLVIHGSNDQVVPFESTGKVAAEMIAGAKLKVYDNAPHGFAVTHTDELNADLLAFLQSL from the coding sequence ATGAGCACATTTAAGACGCAGGATGGTACACAGATCTATTTTAAAGACTGGGGCACAGGTAAGCCGGTTCTGTTCAGCCACGGCTGGCCGCTGGATGGCGACATGTGGGACAGCCAGCTCAATTTCCTGGCCGAGAACGGCTATCGGGTTATCGCGTTTGACCGCCGTGGCTTTGGCCGCTCCGATCAACCGTGGAACGGTTACAATTACGACACTTTCGCGTCCGATATTAACGACCTGATCACCCATCTGGATCTGCAACAGGTCACGCTGGTGGGCTTCTCCATGGGCGGCGGCGATGTGACGCGCTACATCAATAACTACGGCACGTCGCGCGTGGCGGGTCTGGTACTGCTGGGTGCGGTCACGCCGATCTTCGGTAAAACCGCGGATTATCCGGCGGGCGTTGATATGTCCGTCTTCGAAGGCATCCGCCAGGGACTGCGTAAGGATCGCGCGCAGTTTATCAGCGATTTCGCCACGCCGTTCTACGGCTCCAACGCCGGGCAGACCGTCTCTGACGGCGTGCTGACCCAGACGCTGAATATTGCGCTGCTGGCCTCGCTGAAAGGCACCATTGACTGCGTGACCGCCTTCGCGGAAACCGACTTCCGTCCGGATATGGCGAAAATCGATGTGCCGACGCTGGTGATCCACGGCAGTAATGACCAGGTGGTGCCGTTTGAAAGCACCGGTAAAGTGGCGGCGGAAATGATCGCGGGTGCCAAACTGAAGGTGTATGACAACGCGCCGCACGGTTTTGCCGTCACCCATACCGACGAGCTGAATGCCGATCTGCTGGCGTTTTTGCAGTCGCTGTAA
- a CDS encoding response regulator transcription factor, translating to MKLSKRIVVVDDERSVRTGLSNLLESDGYITQVFESAEALLNDDAAIQNAALFIIDVELKGMSGFDLFKALCVRLGKPPGIIISGNGDENMLWCAITLGAIAFLPKPINIDTLFEHIHRTFSHAEGDE from the coding sequence ATGAAGCTGTCGAAGCGCATTGTAGTCGTGGATGACGAACGTTCCGTTCGCACGGGTCTGAGTAATTTACTTGAGTCTGATGGCTACATTACGCAGGTATTTGAGTCGGCAGAAGCGCTGTTAAACGATGACGCCGCGATCCAGAACGCGGCGCTGTTTATTATTGATGTTGAGTTAAAAGGCATGTCCGGCTTTGATCTGTTCAAGGCGCTGTGCGTGCGGCTGGGGAAACCGCCGGGCATTATTATCTCCGGCAACGGCGATGAAAATATGCTCTGGTGCGCGATCACCCTCGGCGCGATTGCGTTTTTACCCAAGCCGATCAACATTGATACACTTTTTGAACATATTCATCGGACGTTTTCTCACGCTGAGGGGGACGAATGA